Proteins co-encoded in one Xanthomonas campestris pv. badrii genomic window:
- a CDS encoding chemotaxis protein CheB codes for MGTPVALLGRPGQARERLREALGLAGAQVVLEDEPAAVDVQMLRDAEPVAVLVALEPAIEDALEALEPAFNIPGVTVIFDEAELTVRREGWEAQRWVRHLAAKLHGHADVLPPGTESEPSLQPEPGLTLAPQQHSDLQLDQHLEAAAHAFENMPGDALFAQTAAHDAPAATDKPAQTLGDSSTWGLVDEVAVVVRPRTEPEVAALSTGGLSLVDLEPSGEVTGAVLVMAGIGGPDAIRRLLSALPPHFPRAVLVRMTLDGGQYGNLVRQMGRVSALPVELGEAGQTVAPGKVYVLSHEIGLQQHAGALAFVAQSDPAGLIAALPPADSAVLMLSGANEALVEASLALAEQGAWLAGQSADGCYDPAAAARLARQGILTGDPAQLAQALAQRWPA; via the coding sequence ATGGGAACTCCGGTCGCCCTGCTGGGCCGGCCCGGACAGGCGCGCGAGCGCCTGCGCGAAGCGCTTGGCCTGGCTGGTGCGCAGGTGGTGCTGGAAGACGAGCCTGCGGCGGTGGACGTGCAGATGCTGCGCGATGCCGAGCCGGTGGCGGTGCTGGTCGCGCTGGAACCGGCGATCGAAGATGCGCTCGAGGCGCTGGAGCCGGCCTTCAACATCCCTGGCGTGACGGTGATCTTCGACGAAGCCGAACTCACGGTGCGCCGCGAGGGCTGGGAAGCGCAACGCTGGGTGCGCCATCTGGCCGCCAAGCTGCATGGGCATGCCGACGTGTTGCCGCCGGGCACCGAAAGCGAGCCCTCGCTGCAGCCCGAGCCCGGCCTGACGCTGGCGCCGCAGCAGCATTCGGACCTGCAGCTGGACCAGCACCTGGAAGCGGCCGCGCATGCCTTCGAGAACATGCCCGGCGATGCGTTGTTTGCGCAGACGGCCGCACATGACGCGCCGGCGGCTACCGACAAGCCCGCTCAGACGCTGGGCGATTCCAGCACCTGGGGCCTGGTGGATGAGGTCGCCGTGGTGGTGCGTCCGCGCACCGAACCGGAGGTGGCTGCGCTGTCCACCGGCGGCTTGTCGCTGGTGGATCTGGAGCCTAGCGGCGAGGTCACCGGCGCGGTGCTGGTGATGGCCGGGATCGGTGGACCGGATGCGATCCGTCGCCTGCTGTCCGCATTGCCACCGCACTTTCCGCGTGCCGTGCTGGTGCGCATGACGCTCGATGGCGGCCAGTACGGCAACCTGGTGCGGCAGATGGGGCGCGTGTCCGCGCTGCCGGTGGAACTGGGCGAAGCCGGGCAGACCGTCGCGCCGGGCAAGGTCTATGTGTTGTCCCACGAGATCGGCCTGCAGCAGCACGCCGGCGCACTGGCCTTCGTGGCGCAGAGCGATCCGGCCGGGTTGATCGCCGCCTTGCCGCCGGCCGACAGCGCCGTGCTGATGCTCAGCGGTGCCAACGAAGCATTGGTGGAAGCCTCGCTGGCGCTGGCCGAGCAGGGCGCCTGGCTGGCGGGTCAGTCCGCCGACGGCTGCTACGACCCGGCTGCGGCAGCGCGGCTGGCGCGACAAGGTATCTTGACCGGCGACCCCGCGCAGTTGGCGCAGGCGTTGGCACAGCGTTGGCCGGCATAA